Within Eggerthella sp. YY7918, the genomic segment CCTTCGGCCGCAAGATTATCATCGAAGATGGCAAGGTGGCCGGACTTTTAGCAGAAACTGAGAAGGGCGACGTCATCAAGGTTGAAGCGCCGGTTGTAATTATCGGCACCGGCGGCTATGCCAACAATTCGGAGTTCCTTTACGCCGTTTCCGAAACCAAAAATGAAAACATCCAGGCACTCGGCATGGACTGCCGAGAAGGCGACGGCATCAAGATGGCAAAAGACGCCGGAGCCGATATGGCCGAAGGTCTGGGTACCGTCATGTGGTGCGGCCCGGTGACCATCGGTGCCATAAGCGCCACCTGGACCACCGACGCGTATTCCGCCGGCGTACAGCCCACCCTTTGGCTCAATGAGAAGGGCGAGCGCTTCTGCAAGGAAGATCTGTGGCTCGACGACTTCGCAGGCGCAGGCATTTGTGTGCGAAACCAGGTGAAAACATTCGTCCTGTTCACCGAACAAGATATGCTGAACTGGGAAGCATCCGGCCCCTATGGTCAAGTGTTCTCATTCGGCACTCCTGGCACGCCGCTCGCTGAGGCGCGCGAGGTGCTTGAAAAGGCCGAAGGCTGCCATGTGGGTGACGATCTTGCTGCTCTGTGCGAAGAGGTAGGACTCGACGCCGCTGCCGTGAAGGCAACCGTCGATCAGTACAACACCTACTGTGCTGCCGCCGCAGGGCTTGACGGCGACGACACAAGCGCCGACGAAGAGTTTGGAAAGCGCGCTAAGTATCTGCATGCCGTGGATGCTGGCCCCTACTGGCTCTGCGAGGTTGCCGACGGCTTCTACACCACGTGCGGCGGTATCAAGGTGAATGAAAACACCGAGGTACTCAACGAGAACGGCGAAGTTATTCCGGGCTTGTATGCGGGCGGCTCTGATGCGGGCGGTTTGTACGGAGATTCCTATGACGTGAAATTCGCTCCCGGTTCACAGGCGGCATGGGCTGTGAATTCCGGCCGCATGGCGGCAGAAAACGCCAAGGAATATCTCGGCAAATAACGCGTGTTGCACGCTCTCGGATTGTGTTTCGCGCCTCTGGGGCGCACGAAAACCCTTCTAAAGATGCCGGGCCTTCCCCTCCCCTGGCATCATACACGGCCTCGTCAACCCGACGAGGCCGTGCTGTGTTGAATCTCTTAGGGAATCTCGCGCAGAGACGACCATCTTGCGGTACAATAGTCGCCGCACAAAATGCGGGTGTGGTTCAATGGTAGAACCTGAGCCTTCCAAGCTCATGACGCGGGTTCGATTCCCGTCACCCGCTCCATACTGAAAATCGGGCCAGCACCGCGCTGGCCTTTCTGTTTTTCACAGTCTTAAGTGCTGATTCTGCCAATGGGCTGCCGAATGTCTTGCAAGTCGTACCGTACAAGGATGGTTTTTTCGAAAACAAAGCAGGATCGAAAGCTCTTGCCTCCGATCCTGCAACAGGTTTGCTTAGTCCGGTCGCATTACGTTCGACCAGCCTGAAGCTTCGCTCGTTATGCCTTCTGTTCTTCGGTACCTTTATCCTTTCCGATCAAGTGATTCGGAAGTTTGTAGCACTTGTACGTATTGTAGGCAGCAAGACACGTCATGAGTATGCCGATAATATAGAACCAAATATTATGATTGCAAGGCATGGTGGCCGTATACCAGCTCAGACCTGGAACCCACATCAAGGTTATCTGAATCAAGATAATAACCTGGAGTTTCATTGACTGTCCCTCGCGAGTTCCGGTCTCAGCCGCGCGCTCGCTCCACCACCGCCAGGTCCAAAGAGCAAAAACGTAGTTTGAGAATGGGATGATAAGGTAGTAAGGGAAGTTCTCCCACCCGCCAAGAAGCGAGTAGACCCAGTTGTTCAGGAAAAAGCAGATCACAATCATTACGCCGCAATAGAGAAGTGCTGTTTTCTCAGAGATCGGTTTGCGGCTGGTGCGTCCGAAATTCATCTGGCGAATTTCGGGTGATTTGCAAGAACGATAAATCGAAAGGGCTTCCATGACTATCCAAATTGGAAAAGCGATAGCCCATAAAGCCCAAAGCCAGAAGAATCCGTTGGTGACCCACATGTAAATAGAGAGAACGGTTCCCGTGATGTCAAACGAGATCATCCAGCAATGCATGTACACCGGATAAACCTCAATACCCTCTTTTTTCCAGACGTTTCCGGCTTCAGTGTACAAAAGATAGCCGAACGTCATGCAGAGTATAAAGGGTATAAAGTACGGAATTATGTTCGCCGTATCGAAGCTCATACATTCGATGAGCCTTTGAGGTACGCCGATGATGTAATCGGCATAGTTGGGAATAAGAATGTCCATGTTTCCTCTCTCTCGTCTGTTCCAATTCTCCTTGGACCCGCGCCAAGGCTCCTTGGTATGACCATAAGAAAGGTTGCGCTAAAATAGTACTTACAAATTTCTATTTTGTTTGGATGTTGCACATAATTGAATTTTGTATTAAATGGAGATCAGTATGACGTTGCATGATCGAACAAAAGCGCTTTTAGCAGATACTCTTCGCATGATGATGGAGCAGAGGAAACTAGCTGACATCCGCATTGGAGAAATATGCGAAAAAGCTGAAGTGAGCCGCAGTACCTTCTATTATCACTTTCAAGACAAGTACGATCTTCTGGCCTGGATTGTGGACAAAATATTCTTGCCGCATGATTCCAATTTTGCTTTTACCGATCCGGATGCACGCGCAAACGTTTATGAAACCGTGAAGAACGATGCGCGTTTCTTCAAAATGGTCTATTCGGACCCAGGAATAAGTGAATTAGCTGGACACCTCGTAGAGTATGACGTGGCATTCTATGAAAAGCTCGCAAAGAACGCACTTGGCGTAAGCGAGTTAACCCAAGAGCAAGCGTTTTCTTTAAAAATGTTCGTGTATGGGGGCATTTACACATCGCGTGATTGGGTGCTCAACGGCTTCAAGATCGAACCTGCTGTTATGTCGAACATGATGACGGCCTGCATGCCCGCATGGCTTCTTGAAGTAGTCTCAAAGGTACAAACTGGCAATGACAAACAGATCACTAACTAGCCACTTTTGGACAAACGTATAGAAGAGTAACGCTGTGGCCATGGGGGCATTTCGAGGTGGTGTCTGTTTGCCGTCTCTCCGTTGCGCCAGAATCTAAGCGCGTACATTCGGCCCGTTAGGCAGTTTCGGGATTCGCGCAAAGGAGCAGCCGAATGGCAGCAAAGCTCGATGAATACAACCGCAAACGAGATTTCACGCAGACCCCCGAACCCGCAGGCTCGACGGGAGCTGATCCCGAGGCCGGCACCGATATAGACGGGCGGCTCAAATTTGCCGTTCAGCATCATCTTGCAAGTCACGACCATTACGATCTACGCCTTGAGTGGGACGGGGCGCTGCTCAGCTGGGCTGTTCCAAAAGGACCGTCCTTCAATCCGCACGACAAACGACTTGCCGTACACGTGGAGGATCATCCCCTAGCCTACCGAACCTTCGAAGGGACCATTCCCAAGGGTGAATATGGCGGCGGCACCGTTATGTTGTGGGATGAAGGGTACTGGGAGCCGCTCGTGCCCGTTAAGGAAGGGCTGGACAAGGGTGATTTGAAGTTCATTTTGCATGGACAACGGCTCAAGGGCGCATGGGTGCTCGTCCACATAAAACCAAAGCCGGGTGAGCGAGATGATAATTGGCTGCTCATCAAGGAAAAAGATAGCTACATACAGCCTGAAGCGGGCATCGCGAAGTTCAACGCCTCCGTTTCGACAGGCCGCACCATGGACGAGATCGCACGCGGAGAAGATGAACGCTTTGCCCAAAATCCGTTTGATAAGGTAAATGTAGAGCTTGCCAAGCTGGTAAATGCAGTACCCCCGGGCGACGAGTGGCTTTACGAGGTGAAGTACGACGGCTATCGCATAGTCGCCTTCGTTGAAGCCAGCCAAGCGCGCCTCATCACGCGCAATCATCATGACTACACCGACCACTTCCCCACTTTGGCGAACTCACTTGCCGAATGGGCCGCTGGACGTGCAATGGTGCTCGATGGCGAGGTGGTGGTGACCGACGAGGCAGGGCGATCGGATTTTCAAGCGCTGCAGAACTTCCTACGCCACCCCGCAGGCAAGCAACCCCTCTACATGGTGTTTGATCTTCTGGCGCTTGATGGCGATGACCTGAGAACGCTTCCACTTGGCGAGCGCAAAGAGCGTCTGGAGACTCTGCTCAACGATGCGCCCGAGGAAGTGCGCTACAGCGTGCACGTAAGAGGGCATGGTGCTGAAAGCTTTCATGCGGCATGTTCGCAGCGTTTAGAAGGAGTCGTGGGCAAACGCGCCGATGCACCCTACCACGGCACACGCAATGGCGACTGGATAAAACTCAAATGCGACAAGCGCCAAGAGTTCGTTGTGGGCGGATGGACTCGCACAGCTAAGAAGTCCGATGGCGTAAGTTCACTTCTGTTGGGCGCCTACGAAAACGGCACGCTTGTGTACGTGGGACGCGTGGGATCAGGCATTGGCGAGGACGACGCCCGCGAACTGCTGGCAAAATTTGTAGGCCTTGAGCGATCGGCAGCGCCGTTTGTGAACCCTCCGAAGGCGCGTTCGGGCGAGAAGAGTTTCTGGCTTGAACCGGCGCTGGTAGCTGAGGTGAAGTTCGCCGAATGGACCGACGATGGACAGTTGCGTCACCCCAGCTATCAAGGCCTTCGTG encodes:
- a CDS encoding FAD-binding protein, encoding MSASTQGMSRRSFLAGAGILTAGFAGAALTGCGPQTKAADSAPTDAGTETAATSTDEVWAISELGEPSETIQADICIVGAGGTGTAAAIQAIDLGLKPVVIERLSGYGGSFIGTEGMTGLETHYTEAEGGVQFAGAYNPNAPYGVKNAMNTCLNYHHWIPQHKLYENFFGKTADTIEWLESHNVSFEGNISIGVGPKVWHIYDKGDNASPGGYFMQCFGAEAEKLGIEARFNTFGRKIIIEDGKVAGLLAETEKGDVIKVEAPVVIIGTGGYANNSEFLYAVSETKNENIQALGMDCREGDGIKMAKDAGADMAEGLGTVMWCGPVTIGAISATWTTDAYSAGVQPTLWLNEKGERFCKEDLWLDDFAGAGICVRNQVKTFVLFTEQDMLNWEASGPYGQVFSFGTPGTPLAEAREVLEKAEGCHVGDDLAALCEEVGLDAAAVKATVDQYNTYCAAAAGLDGDDTSADEEFGKRAKYLHAVDAGPYWLCEVADGFYTTCGGIKVNENTEVLNENGEVIPGLYAGGSDAGGLYGDSYDVKFAPGSQAAWAVNSGRMAAENAKEYLGK
- a CDS encoding TetR/AcrR family transcriptional regulator, with the translated sequence MTLHDRTKALLADTLRMMMEQRKLADIRIGEICEKAEVSRSTFYYHFQDKYDLLAWIVDKIFLPHDSNFAFTDPDARANVYETVKNDARFFKMVYSDPGISELAGHLVEYDVAFYEKLAKNALGVSELTQEQAFSLKMFVYGGIYTSRDWVLNGFKIEPAVMSNMMTACMPAWLLEVVSKVQTGNDKQITN
- the ligD gene encoding DNA ligase D codes for the protein MAAKLDEYNRKRDFTQTPEPAGSTGADPEAGTDIDGRLKFAVQHHLASHDHYDLRLEWDGALLSWAVPKGPSFNPHDKRLAVHVEDHPLAYRTFEGTIPKGEYGGGTVMLWDEGYWEPLVPVKEGLDKGDLKFILHGQRLKGAWVLVHIKPKPGERDDNWLLIKEKDSYIQPEAGIAKFNASVSTGRTMDEIARGEDERFAQNPFDKVNVELAKLVNAVPPGDEWLYEVKYDGYRIVAFVEASQARLITRNHHDYTDHFPTLANSLAEWAAGRAMVLDGEVVVTDEAGRSDFQALQNFLRHPAGKQPLYMVFDLLALDGDDLRTLPLGERKERLETLLNDAPEEVRYSVHVRGHGAESFHAACSQRLEGVVGKRADAPYHGTRNGDWIKLKCDKRQEFVVGGWTRTAKKSDGVSSLLLGAYENGTLVYVGRVGSGIGEDDARELLAKFVGLERSAAPFVNPPKARSGEKSFWLEPALVAEVKFAEWTDDGQLRHPSYQGLRVDKDPRAVIREDPSDIEQPPPPTERKKDPMPATTASFIPATPAHATGDLVIDGVTITSSDKLLFKDPDVTKGDVVRYYAQVADAMLPYTSGRILSIVRCPRGAGSACFFKKHPGPHEKGIHAIDVTGSDGEQDEYFYVDDAVGIVSEAQMDTLEFHLWGSRVETLEQPDMMVFDLDPDKSLGLDLVRRGVRDLKSILDDLGLQTFLKTSGGKGYHVVIPLQPEASWDAFHDFARRIAQVMAEKWPDRYTSNVRLAKRNGKIFIDWMRNGRGATSIAPYSLRARSGARVSMPISWDELDDVAPDAVTMADALARLARGDNPWKGYFDVKQSLR